A DNA window from Bradyrhizobium sp. CCBAU 53421 contains the following coding sequences:
- a CDS encoding ABC transporter substrate-binding protein: MNRLASSILALTLMSGLGPAKAGPDAVTIGVLNDLSGVYSDLGGPGSVAAAEIAVEEFGPTVIGKPIKVMSGDHQNKADVGSQLARRWFDVDHVDMMIDFPNSGVALAVQEVARAKKKIAIYSTAATMDLTGKACSPTGFQWTYDNYSNAAGVASALVKKGFDTWYFLTVDYAFGLSLEAEASKAVKAAGGKVVGAARHPLNTPDFSSFLLQAQSSKAKVIAFANAGGDTVNAVKQANEFQIVQGGQTIVTPVTFITDVHSLGLQVAQGLTFVTGYYWDLNDQTRAFAEKFYKKRKAMPTMAQAGVYSGVLHYLKAVKEAGTDDGLAVAEKMRELPVRDAFTQTGSVRADGRMIHDMYLVEVKKPSESKAPWDYYKVLATIPAAEAFKPLAESECPLVK, from the coding sequence ATGAACAGGCTCGCATCATCAATTCTCGCGCTGACCCTCATGTCGGGTCTGGGGCCGGCCAAGGCTGGCCCGGATGCCGTGACGATCGGTGTCCTCAACGACCTTAGCGGCGTCTACTCGGATCTCGGCGGGCCCGGCTCCGTTGCGGCCGCGGAAATCGCGGTGGAGGAGTTCGGGCCAACCGTGATCGGCAAGCCGATCAAGGTCATGTCGGGAGATCACCAGAACAAGGCAGACGTCGGTTCGCAGCTGGCGCGTCGATGGTTCGACGTTGATCACGTCGACATGATGATCGACTTCCCGAACTCGGGCGTGGCACTGGCCGTGCAGGAGGTCGCAAGAGCGAAGAAGAAGATCGCGATCTATTCGACGGCCGCAACCATGGACCTCACCGGCAAGGCCTGTTCGCCGACCGGGTTTCAATGGACCTACGACAATTATTCGAATGCTGCGGGCGTCGCCTCTGCTCTCGTGAAGAAGGGCTTCGACACCTGGTACTTCCTGACGGTCGACTATGCGTTCGGTCTTTCGCTCGAGGCGGAAGCCTCCAAAGCCGTCAAGGCTGCCGGCGGCAAGGTGGTGGGCGCTGCGCGCCATCCGCTGAACACACCGGATTTCTCCTCCTTCCTGCTTCAGGCTCAGTCCTCCAAGGCGAAAGTCATCGCGTTCGCCAATGCCGGCGGCGACACGGTCAATGCCGTGAAGCAGGCCAATGAATTCCAGATCGTGCAGGGCGGGCAGACGATCGTTACGCCGGTCACATTCATCACCGACGTGCACAGTCTCGGTCTTCAGGTCGCTCAGGGCCTCACCTTCGTGACGGGCTACTACTGGGATTTGAACGACCAGACCCGTGCGTTCGCGGAGAAGTTCTACAAGAAGCGCAAAGCGATGCCGACCATGGCGCAGGCTGGCGTCTATTCCGGCGTGCTTCACTACCTGAAGGCGGTGAAGGAGGCCGGCACCGATGACGGGCTCGCCGTCGCCGAAAAGATGCGCGAGCTGCCGGTACGGGATGCCTTTACGCAGACCGGTTCGGTGCGCGCCGACGGACGGATGATTCACGACATGTACCTCGTCGAGGTGAAGAAGCCATCGGAGTCGAAAGCGCCGTGGGACTACTACAAGGTTCTGGCGACTATCCCCGCGGCCGAGGCGTTCAAGCCCTTGGCTGAAAGCGAATGTCCCCTGGTGAAGTGA
- a CDS encoding amidohydrolase family protein has translation MSTRIRKIALEEHFTAPGFEEYSKVFTKHMDSAAQARLSSQLRDFDDLRLGEMDRAGIDKVVLSQTGPGVQGETNIDVAIQRAAEGNDYLAQQIQRHPARYAGFASLPMHSPKAAANELTRAVDVLGFKGALVNGHTGGIYYDDPAYDAFWERMQHLDVPLYLHPTDPSPVPQAYDGHPELTGAVWGWGVETATHALRLLFGGVFDRFPRLKIILGHMGEGLPMLLWRFDSRFAVYPHGVRLAHKPSEYFGRNIFITTSGVCSSAALACALAEMGNDAVMFSVDYPYESTAIAADFIERAPISEVVRAQVSSRNAERILKLA, from the coding sequence ATGTCGACCAGAATTCGCAAGATCGCGCTTGAAGAGCACTTCACGGCGCCGGGCTTCGAGGAATATTCGAAGGTCTTCACGAAGCACATGGACTCCGCGGCGCAAGCCAGGCTGTCGTCCCAACTTAGGGATTTCGACGATCTGCGGCTGGGCGAGATGGACCGGGCCGGAATCGACAAGGTCGTGCTGTCGCAGACTGGACCAGGCGTCCAGGGCGAAACCAACATAGACGTCGCCATCCAGCGCGCCGCCGAAGGCAATGACTATCTGGCGCAGCAGATTCAGCGGCATCCGGCCCGCTATGCCGGCTTCGCGTCGCTGCCGATGCATTCCCCGAAGGCGGCTGCGAACGAACTGACCCGTGCCGTCGACGTTCTCGGCTTCAAGGGAGCGCTGGTCAATGGTCACACGGGCGGGATCTACTATGACGATCCGGCCTACGACGCGTTCTGGGAGCGGATGCAACATCTGGATGTGCCGCTCTATCTGCATCCGACGGACCCAAGTCCGGTGCCGCAAGCCTATGACGGCCATCCCGAACTCACCGGCGCGGTGTGGGGGTGGGGCGTCGAGACCGCGACCCATGCGCTCAGGCTGCTGTTCGGGGGAGTCTTCGATCGCTTTCCGCGGTTGAAGATCATCCTCGGCCACATGGGCGAGGGACTGCCGATGCTGCTCTGGCGGTTCGACAGCCGCTTTGCGGTGTATCCGCATGGCGTTCGGCTTGCGCACAAGCCGTCCGAATATTTCGGACGCAACATCTTCATCACGACGTCGGGCGTCTGCTCGTCTGCCGCGCTTGCCTGCGCGCTTGCCGAGATGGGCAACGACGCCGTGATGTTTTCGGTCGACTACCCCTACGAGTCGACGGCGATCGCCGCTGACTTCATCGAGCGCGCGCCGATATCCGAGGTCGTCCGCGCGCAGGTGTCCTCGCGGAACGCCGAACGCATTCTGAAGCTGGCCTGA
- a CDS encoding Asp/Glu racemase has product MQKVYRIGQIVPSSNTTMETEIPAMLGAHSLAHGTRFTFHSSRMRMKTVKKEELAAMDSESDRCALELSDARVDVLGYACLVAIMSMGKSYHRVSQERLHGRTVENGAPAPVVTSAGALVDALHVIGAKRIAVVAPYMKPLTQLVIDYIEHEGIKVSDSRALEIPDNIMVGRHDPANLPKIVAGMDLKDADAVVLSACVQMPSLPSIAEVEARTGKPVITAAVATTYAMLTALDLNTRVPGAGALLSGAFGNKAAAGPNAKLQAAG; this is encoded by the coding sequence ATGCAGAAGGTCTATCGCATCGGTCAGATCGTTCCGAGCTCGAACACGACCATGGAGACTGAAATTCCCGCGATGCTTGGTGCGCATTCGCTCGCACACGGCACGCGCTTCACGTTCCATTCGAGCCGGATGCGGATGAAGACGGTCAAGAAGGAGGAACTCGCGGCGATGGATAGCGAGTCCGATCGCTGCGCGCTCGAGCTCTCGGATGCGCGTGTCGACGTCCTCGGCTATGCCTGCCTGGTCGCGATCATGAGCATGGGGAAGTCGTATCACCGCGTCTCGCAGGAGCGGCTCCACGGTCGCACGGTCGAGAACGGTGCGCCAGCCCCCGTGGTGACCAGCGCCGGTGCCCTTGTCGACGCGCTGCATGTCATCGGCGCCAAGCGCATTGCCGTCGTCGCGCCGTACATGAAGCCGCTGACGCAGCTTGTCATCGACTACATCGAGCATGAGGGGATCAAGGTCTCCGATTCCCGGGCGCTCGAGATTCCGGACAACATCATGGTCGGTCGCCACGACCCGGCGAACCTGCCGAAGATCGTGGCGGGGATGGACCTCAAGGACGCCGACGCGGTCGTGTTGTCGGCGTGCGTCCAGATGCCGTCGCTGCCTTCGATCGCCGAGGTCGAGGCAAGAACCGGCAAGCCTGTGATCACCGCCGCGGTCGCGACCACTTACGCCATGCTGACGGCGCTCGATCTGAACACGCGGGTGCCGGGTGCCGGCGCATTGCTCTCGGGCGCCTTTGGTAACAAGGCCGCGGCCGGTCCCAATGCAAAACTGCAGGCCGCCGGATGA
- a CDS encoding alpha/beta fold hydrolase, giving the protein MSTFRHGANVRANGVRLHYLLYGQARAGRDPVIILPGITSPAITWGFVGERFGYEFETYVLDIRGRGLSQSGPALDYSLDAQAADLAELAAALKLPRYTVVGHSMGARIAVRAARSGLPGLARLVLVDPPVSGPGRRAYPAKLDWYVDSIRLAVAGCSAEKMRAFCPTWTDDQLKLRAEWLHTCDERAVRESFDGFHKDDIHGDLERITVPVRLIAAGRGDVIRDEDIAEIRRLLPSASITRVVDAGHMIPWDDEMGFYAAFEEFLGVPLDAAISKEKQHVGQ; this is encoded by the coding sequence ATGAGTACATTCCGACACGGCGCAAACGTCCGGGCCAACGGAGTCCGGCTGCACTACCTGCTCTATGGGCAGGCGCGGGCAGGGCGTGATCCGGTCATCATCCTGCCGGGCATCACCAGTCCAGCCATCACCTGGGGGTTCGTCGGCGAACGGTTTGGATACGAGTTCGAGACCTACGTCCTCGATATCAGAGGCCGCGGACTGTCGCAGTCAGGCCCCGCTCTCGACTACAGCCTGGATGCGCAGGCTGCCGATCTGGCCGAGCTGGCTGCGGCGTTGAAACTGCCACGCTACACCGTGGTCGGCCACTCGATGGGGGCCCGGATTGCCGTTCGTGCGGCACGCAGCGGATTGCCCGGACTGGCGAGGCTAGTCCTGGTGGATCCGCCGGTCTCGGGACCGGGCCGGCGTGCCTATCCGGCGAAGCTCGATTGGTACGTCGATTCAATTCGGCTTGCGGTTGCCGGCTGCAGCGCTGAAAAGATGCGGGCGTTCTGCCCGACATGGACCGATGATCAGCTGAAGCTGCGTGCGGAGTGGCTGCACACCTGTGATGAGCGCGCGGTGCGCGAGAGCTTTGACGGATTCCACAAGGACGACATTCACGGCGATCTCGAACGGATCACCGTTCCCGTCCGGCTGATCGCTGCGGGACGCGGTGACGTCATTCGCGATGAGGACATCGCCGAAATCCGGCGGCTGTTGCCGAGCGCCTCGATCACGCGCGTCGTCGACGCTGGGCACATGATTCCATGGGATGACGAGATGGGGTTCTACGCCGCCTTTGAGGAGTTTCTTGGCGTTCCGCTGGACGCCGCAATCAGCAAGGAGAAGCAACATGTCGGTCAGTGA
- a CDS encoding 2,5-dihydroxypyridine 5,6-dioxygenase: MSVSDHDLIQAWKQVLSLSKLERGQLVTVLTSSSTHPQTLSTAILAAASMGAIVNRLDLLPVNGEKALSRDSLAYLGTTPLTGNRAAIAALKESDLVLDLMTLLFSPEQHEILKAGTKILLAVEPPEVLVRMVPTMADRARVAAASAKLGKAKEMHVTSPAGTDVRFKLGQFPAISEYGFVDEPGRWDHWPSGFALTWANEGEADGTIVMERGDILLPMKSYIQDRIHFRIENGFVTSIEGGVDAEILSEYMASYNDRDAYAMSHIGWGLQPRAKWSTLGLYDREATIGMDARAFEGNFLFSFGPNNEAGGSRTTACHIDIPMRNCTIALDGEEVVRNGKVLDGGPVREAAE, translated from the coding sequence ATGTCGGTCAGTGATCACGATCTGATACAGGCCTGGAAGCAGGTTCTCTCGTTGTCCAAGCTGGAACGAGGCCAACTCGTCACTGTGCTCACCAGCTCGTCGACGCATCCGCAGACCCTGTCGACCGCGATCCTCGCGGCTGCCTCGATGGGTGCAATCGTCAACCGGCTCGATCTGCTGCCGGTCAACGGCGAGAAGGCCTTGAGCCGCGACTCGCTGGCCTATCTCGGGACGACGCCGCTGACGGGGAACCGCGCGGCGATCGCGGCACTAAAGGAGAGCGACCTCGTCCTCGACCTGATGACCCTGCTGTTCTCTCCCGAACAGCACGAGATCCTCAAGGCGGGAACGAAAATCCTGCTCGCCGTCGAGCCGCCGGAAGTCCTGGTTCGGATGGTGCCGACAATGGCCGACCGTGCGCGCGTCGCCGCCGCGAGTGCGAAGCTCGGCAAGGCGAAGGAGATGCATGTGACGTCGCCGGCCGGCACAGACGTCCGCTTCAAGCTCGGGCAGTTCCCGGCCATCAGCGAATATGGTTTCGTCGACGAGCCCGGGCGGTGGGATCATTGGCCGAGCGGCTTCGCCTTGACCTGGGCCAATGAGGGCGAGGCCGATGGAACGATCGTGATGGAGCGGGGCGATATCCTGCTCCCGATGAAGTCCTACATCCAAGATCGTATCCATTTCAGAATCGAGAACGGCTTTGTGACCTCGATCGAGGGCGGCGTCGATGCCGAGATTCTGAGCGAGTACATGGCCTCGTACAACGATCGAGACGCATATGCGATGTCGCATATCGGCTGGGGGCTGCAGCCGCGAGCCAAGTGGTCGACGCTCGGTCTCTATGACCGGGAGGCCACGATCGGCATGGACGCCCGGGCGTTCGAAGGCAATTTCCTGTTCTCGTTCGGCCCGAACAACGAGGCCGGAGGCAGCCGGACCACGGCCTGCCACATCGATATTCCGATGCGAAACTGCACGATTGCGCTCGACGGGGAGGAGGTCGTCCGAAACGGAAAGGTGCTCGATGGAGGACCGGTTCGGGAGGCCGCCGAATGA
- a CDS encoding isochorismatase family protein, whose amino-acid sequence MTDDRATYRRQGFGQELDLDAPFGLLIVDFVNGFLDPAVFGGGNIAAAMERTIGLLGEARRRRWPVAHSRIVFADDDADRNVFAMKVPGLLTLKEASSNSAIVPQLAPKPGELVVRKTVPSAFFATGLGPWLTQRGVRTLVIAGCVTSGCVRSSVVDAMSLGFLPLVVRDCVGDRAIGPHEANLFDMSEKYAVVMDLSETLKLVEARTASSAAVTGGTNTR is encoded by the coding sequence ATGACCGACGACAGGGCGACATATCGCCGGCAGGGCTTCGGCCAGGAGCTGGATCTTGATGCGCCATTCGGGTTGCTGATCGTCGATTTCGTCAACGGATTTCTCGATCCCGCCGTTTTCGGCGGTGGCAACATCGCTGCCGCCATGGAGAGGACGATCGGACTGCTGGGCGAAGCGCGCCGGCGAAGGTGGCCGGTCGCGCATTCGAGGATCGTATTCGCCGACGACGATGCCGACCGCAACGTGTTCGCGATGAAGGTGCCGGGGCTGCTCACGCTGAAGGAGGCGTCGTCCAACAGTGCGATCGTTCCGCAACTTGCGCCGAAGCCGGGTGAACTGGTCGTCAGAAAGACCGTGCCGTCGGCGTTCTTTGCGACAGGACTGGGACCATGGCTGACGCAGCGCGGCGTCCGCACCCTTGTGATCGCCGGTTGCGTGACCAGCGGTTGTGTGCGGTCAAGCGTCGTTGACGCGATGTCGCTGGGCTTCCTTCCGCTGGTGGTCAGGGATTGCGTCGGCGACCGCGCGATCGGTCCGCACGAGGCGAACCTGTTCGACATGTCGGAGAAGTACGCCGTCGTCATGGACCTCTCCGAAACGTTGAAGCTCGTGGAGGCCAGGACTGCCAGTTCTGCTGCCGTGACTGGCGGCACAAATACCCGCTAG
- a CDS encoding MFS transporter: MTAEEKKVVLASSFGALLEWYDFYIYAALAVQLGHLFFPKGNETAAFLASLATFGAGFLIRPIGALFFGRLGDMVGRKKTFLVTIILMGVATVGVGLLPTYDQIGIAATYGLVLCRLLQGLALGGEVGGAVTYVAEHSPVNRRGAYTSSLQTTATLGLLSSIIVVFGLKLILSDTQFHAWGWRLPFVLSLLLLVVSVYFRAKLHESPTFQRMKAAGATSKAPVTESFTRAANLKYVVLLFVVAAGLGAIFGTGHFYSMFFLNKTLKVPMDDVQLLIGPALVVVTPLYVFFGWLSDRIGRKPIMALACLLAAVTIQPIFKGLTHYANPALERFLERTDIVVTARDCHFRLFVEATTECDKVTGFLTDLGVQYRSEQAAPGAPTTVRIAGRVVEGVNPDSLKQALVSAGWPSSADLSKINRPAVFGLLFVLVLYLAMVYGPMAAFMVELFPARIRYTSLSFPFHVGAGWVGGMLSFVVSAMNVYSGNPYFGLWYPVIVSGFAFVVAICFVPETRGRPLD; encoded by the coding sequence ATGACCGCCGAAGAGAAAAAGGTCGTATTGGCGTCGTCCTTCGGCGCGCTTCTCGAGTGGTACGACTTCTACATCTACGCGGCTCTTGCAGTTCAGCTCGGACACCTCTTCTTTCCGAAGGGCAATGAGACGGCGGCGTTCCTCGCAAGCCTCGCAACGTTTGGTGCCGGTTTCCTCATTCGCCCGATCGGCGCGCTGTTCTTCGGTCGCCTCGGAGACATGGTCGGACGCAAGAAGACGTTTCTGGTGACCATTATCCTGATGGGCGTCGCCACGGTCGGCGTGGGGCTGCTTCCGACCTACGATCAGATCGGAATTGCTGCGACATACGGGCTCGTGCTTTGCCGCTTGCTGCAAGGCCTGGCGCTCGGCGGCGAAGTTGGCGGAGCCGTGACCTATGTCGCGGAGCACTCGCCGGTGAACCGGCGTGGAGCATACACCAGCTCACTTCAGACCACCGCGACGCTTGGGCTTCTGAGTTCCATCATTGTCGTGTTCGGGCTGAAGCTCATTCTTTCCGATACGCAGTTCCACGCTTGGGGCTGGCGCCTGCCATTCGTGCTGTCGCTGCTCTTGCTTGTCGTGTCGGTCTACTTTCGGGCGAAGCTGCACGAGTCACCTACGTTCCAGAGAATGAAGGCCGCGGGCGCAACGTCCAAGGCGCCGGTCACGGAGAGCTTTACGCGCGCGGCAAACCTCAAATACGTCGTTCTGTTGTTCGTCGTTGCTGCAGGTCTTGGCGCGATCTTCGGCACCGGGCATTTCTATTCGATGTTCTTCCTCAACAAGACCCTGAAAGTGCCGATGGACGACGTACAGCTGCTGATCGGGCCCGCCCTGGTGGTGGTCACGCCGCTCTATGTCTTCTTCGGTTGGTTGTCCGATCGCATCGGCCGCAAGCCCATCATGGCGTTGGCTTGCCTGCTGGCGGCTGTCACCATCCAGCCGATCTTCAAAGGCTTGACCCACTATGCAAATCCGGCCCTGGAGCGCTTCCTCGAGCGCACCGACATTGTCGTCACGGCGCGCGACTGCCATTTCCGTCTGTTTGTCGAGGCCACCACGGAATGCGACAAGGTCACCGGATTTCTGACAGATCTTGGCGTCCAGTATCGATCGGAGCAGGCAGCTCCGGGCGCACCGACCACGGTCAGAATCGCGGGACGGGTCGTCGAGGGGGTCAACCCCGACAGCCTCAAGCAGGCGTTGGTCTCAGCGGGGTGGCCGTCGTCCGCGGATCTTTCGAAGATCAATCGCCCCGCGGTATTCGGGCTCCTGTTCGTGCTCGTGCTCTATCTGGCGATGGTATACGGCCCGATGGCAGCCTTCATGGTCGAGCTGTTTCCGGCGCGCATTCGATATACCTCGCTCTCGTTTCCGTTCCATGTGGGCGCCGGCTGGGTCGGAGGTATGCTGTCCTTCGTCGTCTCGGCGATGAATGTGTATTCCGGCAATCCGTACTTCGGATTGTGGTATCCAGTGATCGTGTCCGGCTTCGCATTCGTCGTCGCGATCTGTTTCGTGCCGGAGACACGCGGTCGTCCGTTGGATTGA
- a CDS encoding ABC transporter substrate-binding protein — MTTTLRTLCAAMTATLLHIHVAHAGMSDDVIRIGVLNDRSGAYADLGGEGSVVAAKMAAEEFGNSIGGVPVEIVSADHQNKPDIGLGIVRRWFDTEKVDAIADISNSGVGFAVTALAKERNKIVLNASASSDFTGKACTRTSFQWVYTSYTNGYGLARVLTAQKLDSWFLITVDYSFGHAFAADMRRAVENGGGKVIGEVRHPLNTADFSSVLLQAQASGAKVIALANAGADMTNSVKQAAEFGITRGQALVAPTVFLTDVDAMGLASAQNLQFVTAYYWDRDAESRAWANKFFEKVGRMPTMTQAGVYSAVRHYLRAVQAANSDDGLAVAAKIRELPVADAFARGTVRADGQFVHDMYLARVKTPAASSRRWDYYNIVATIPAEQAFRPLGEGGCELVSQ; from the coding sequence ATGACAACGACTCTCAGGACCTTATGCGCGGCGATGACCGCGACGTTGCTGCACATTCACGTCGCGCACGCGGGAATGTCCGACGATGTGATCCGCATCGGAGTCCTCAACGACCGCTCCGGCGCCTATGCCGACCTCGGCGGCGAAGGCTCGGTGGTCGCAGCGAAGATGGCGGCGGAGGAGTTCGGCAACAGCATCGGCGGCGTGCCGGTCGAGATCGTCTCGGCCGATCATCAGAACAAGCCGGACATCGGGCTTGGCATCGTGCGGCGCTGGTTCGACACGGAGAAGGTCGATGCCATCGCTGACATTTCCAATTCAGGCGTCGGCTTCGCGGTGACCGCTCTCGCCAAGGAGCGCAACAAGATCGTGCTCAACGCGTCGGCCTCCTCGGACTTCACCGGCAAGGCCTGCACCCGGACCTCGTTCCAGTGGGTCTACACCAGCTATACCAACGGCTACGGCCTCGCGCGGGTGCTCACGGCGCAGAAGCTCGACAGCTGGTTCCTGATCACGGTGGACTATTCGTTCGGCCACGCCTTCGCCGCCGACATGCGCCGCGCGGTCGAGAACGGCGGCGGCAAGGTGATCGGCGAGGTGCGCCACCCGCTCAACACCGCCGACTTCAGTTCGGTGCTGCTGCAGGCGCAGGCGTCCGGCGCCAAGGTGATCGCGCTGGCCAACGCCGGCGCCGACATGACCAACTCGGTGAAGCAGGCGGCCGAGTTCGGCATCACCCGCGGGCAGGCCTTGGTGGCACCGACCGTATTCCTCACCGACGTCGACGCGATGGGTCTTGCCTCCGCGCAGAACCTGCAGTTCGTCACCGCATACTACTGGGACCGCGATGCCGAGTCGCGGGCGTGGGCCAACAAGTTCTTTGAGAAGGTTGGGCGGATGCCGACCATGACCCAGGCCGGCGTCTATTCCGCCGTCCGTCACTATTTGCGTGCGGTGCAGGCCGCAAATTCCGACGATGGCCTCGCCGTCGCAGCCAAGATACGCGAATTGCCGGTTGCCGACGCGTTTGCGCGCGGCACGGTCCGTGCGGACGGCCAGTTCGTGCACGACATGTACCTGGCGCGCGTCAAGACACCGGCGGCCTCGAGCCGACGTTGGGACTACTACAATATCGTCGCGACGATTCCCGCCGAGCAGGCATTCCGCCCGCTCGGCGAGGGTGGCTGTGAGTTGGTCTCGCAATAG
- a CDS encoding helix-turn-helix domain-containing protein, with translation MKTQDETLARLGARIRSLREERGMKLKELADTTGLSAAFVSRLERGQVSSSVANLIQIAQALDIGVSELFAAPQDQSRSHVTLHRHGDDGEDQSIPSTGYRWRLFAGGMPNDDLEVFHLSFPRKNRMDLMVSHPGQEYCYVISGRIRFHVGAEVFDLSPGEGIFLNSELPHRADNIGEDEARILMVVAKSPQKVEHFDWWRVPSAAVPPRSPKSKPQGD, from the coding sequence ATGAAAACGCAGGACGAGACGCTGGCGAGGCTTGGAGCACGCATTCGCTCGCTGCGGGAGGAGCGTGGCATGAAGCTGAAGGAGCTGGCCGACACCACCGGGCTGTCCGCCGCCTTCGTGTCGCGCCTCGAGCGCGGTCAGGTGTCGAGCTCCGTTGCCAATCTGATTCAGATCGCGCAGGCGCTCGACATTGGCGTCAGCGAATTGTTCGCCGCGCCGCAGGACCAATCGCGCAGCCACGTCACGCTGCATCGCCACGGCGACGATGGTGAAGACCAGAGCATCCCGAGCACCGGCTATCGCTGGCGATTGTTCGCAGGCGGCATGCCGAACGACGATCTGGAGGTGTTCCACCTCTCGTTCCCGCGCAAGAACCGGATGGATCTGATGGTGTCGCATCCAGGGCAGGAATACTGCTACGTGATCAGCGGTCGCATCCGCTTCCACGTCGGCGCCGAGGTGTTCGATCTTTCGCCCGGTGAAGGCATCTTCCTCAATTCCGAGCTGCCGCATCGCGCCGACAACATCGGCGAGGACGAAGCGCGCATCCTGATGGTGGTCGCGAAGTCGCCGCAGAAGGTCGAGCATTTCGACTGGTGGCGCGTGCCGAGCGCCGCCGTCCCGCCCCGATCACCCAAGAGCAAGCCCCAAGGAGACTGA
- a CDS encoding cupin domain-containing protein, producing the protein MQTATATGRHLPYEAKHIDDVEWETIRWPGETGKMLFHPRPERPTEPNAGILRLEPGAHHPIHNHEFAQVWYILSGEFRIDDNVYSPGTMIFHPDPHFEGKFETVTGGDILIVQYPGPTTGGRPIYAGRFNMEQRRDIAEERTDL; encoded by the coding sequence ATGCAGACCGCAACCGCGACCGGCAGGCACCTGCCGTATGAGGCGAAGCACATCGACGATGTCGAGTGGGAGACCATCCGCTGGCCAGGCGAGACCGGCAAGATGCTGTTCCACCCGCGGCCGGAGCGGCCGACCGAGCCGAACGCGGGCATCCTGCGGCTGGAGCCGGGCGCGCATCATCCGATCCACAATCACGAGTTCGCGCAGGTCTGGTACATCCTGAGCGGCGAATTCCGGATCGACGACAATGTCTACTCGCCGGGCACGATGATCTTTCATCCCGACCCGCATTTCGAAGGCAAGTTCGAGACCGTGACCGGCGGCGATATCCTGATCGTGCAGTATCCCGGTCCGACCACCGGCGGGCGGCCGATCTATGCGGGACGCTTCAACATGGAGCAGCGTCGCGACATTGCCGAAGAACGCACCGATCTCTGA